In Allocoprobacillus halotolerans, a genomic segment contains:
- a CDS encoding rhomboid family intramembrane serine protease, which translates to MITNIYVLICAIIFIYIQFMQHDDKWHCALKLGGFYPPYIKEFHQYWRFITSHFIHAEFFHFLMNAYALYQIGHFLEACLGTLPYLYLILISMILSSMLSYSAAELSSRYYDTLTIGASGVVFGFFGAIIVLGYVVGGPFMSVLENFTMVIVINLVYTFIDSRISKTGHIGGLIGGILAMVMMLALHIV; encoded by the coding sequence ATGATAACTAATATTTATGTATTGATATGTGCAATTATATTTATATATATTCAATTTATGCAACATGATGATAAATGGCATTGCGCTTTAAAATTAGGAGGATTTTATCCTCCTTATATTAAAGAATTTCATCAGTATTGGCGCTTTATAACAAGTCATTTTATTCATGCAGAATTTTTCCATTTCTTGATGAATGCTTATGCTTTATACCAAATTGGACATTTTTTAGAAGCATGTTTAGGAACACTCCCATATTTATATTTGATACTCATATCAATGATATTAAGTTCAATGTTGAGTTATAGTGCAGCTGAACTTTCTTCACGTTATTATGATACATTGACAATTGGAGCTAGTGGCGTTGTCTTTGGATTCTTTGGTGCTATTATTGTTTTAGGTTATGTTGTGGGTGGACCATTTATGAGTGTTTTAGAAAATTTTACAATGGTCATTGTGATTAATCTTGTTTATACATTTATAGATAGTCGTATCTCAAAGACCGGACATATTGGTGGACTCATTGGCGGTATCCTCGCTATGGTGATGATGTTGGCATTGCATATTGTATGA
- a CDS encoding Cof-type HAD-IIB family hydrolase has product MKYKLIALDLDGTLKDSHNQITLKTKGALIALQKQGVKIVLASGRPTAGLRHEAKELLLDQFGGYLLSFNGARVASAKTNETIYEQTLTIEEAKLAYQRAKEFNMACMTYKNDMIYTEDIDDEYVCVEAKINDIGKKQVSSFIDILEDPIHKVLLTGKPEYVASIEEEFKKPFGDSLSIYRSAPFFLEVMAQNIDKAASLHRLATTLGIKQEEVIAFGDGYNDLSMIEYAGLGIAMGNAVEGVKERAQIITKTNDEDGIAYTLSQIYKGVEY; this is encoded by the coding sequence ATGAAATATAAATTAATAGCGTTAGATTTAGATGGGACTTTAAAAGATTCTCATAATCAAATTACATTAAAGACAAAAGGAGCTTTAATTGCTTTACAAAAACAAGGTGTAAAAATTGTTTTAGCATCAGGTAGACCAACGGCAGGTTTAAGACATGAAGCTAAAGAACTTTTATTGGATCAATTTGGTGGTTATTTGTTATCGTTTAATGGAGCGAGAGTTGCAAGTGCGAAAACAAATGAAACAATATATGAACAGACATTAACGATTGAAGAAGCAAAATTAGCATATCAAAGAGCGAAAGAATTTAATATGGCATGTATGACATATAAAAATGATATGATTTACACAGAAGATATTGACGATGAATACGTTTGTGTAGAAGCAAAAATTAATGATATTGGAAAAAAACAAGTTTCATCATTTATAGATATCTTAGAAGATCCTATTCATAAGGTTTTATTGACAGGTAAACCAGAATATGTGGCTTCGATTGAAGAAGAATTTAAAAAGCCTTTTGGCGATAGTTTAAGTATTTATCGTAGTGCACCATTCTTTTTAGAAGTGATGGCACAAAACATTGATAAAGCTGCTTCTCTTCATCGTCTAGCAACTACATTAGGTATCAAACAAGAAGAAGTGATAGCTTTTGGTGATGGCTATAATGATTTAAGCATGATTGAATATGCTGGATTAGGTATCGCTATGGGTAATGCTGTTGAAGGCGTCAAAGAACGTGCACAAATCATTACGAAAACAAATGATGAAGATGGTATTGCTTATACTTTATCACAAATATATAAAGGAGTGGAATATTAA
- the gltX gene encoding glutamate--tRNA ligase — MSKIRTRFAPSPTGYMHIGNLRTALYEYLIAKHEDGDFILRIEDTDQEREVAGAVDMIYDVLEKTGLHYDEGPDQPGKVGPYIQSQRLDIYKEYADKLVELGGAHYCFCDEETIEAAKKENSDHEELGYIDPCKSLSLEEAKQRIANGEKYVVRQTIPSEGITSFEDEVYGHIEVENAGLSEGVLLKSDGYPTYNFANIVDDHLMNITHVVRGNEYLSSTPKYNLIYQAFGWEPPVYIHCPPVMKDETHKLSKRNGDASYQDLISRGFLSEAILNYIALLGWSPKEEKEIMSLDELIQEFSVDRISKSGAIFDIDKLKWMNSQYLKEKSLDEVVDLCLPFLQKAYDLSNKDETWIQKLIDVHRDHISYGEEIIEQVALFFEDEMQVSDEAKAFMQDESIPHTLAVFKNHLEQLPDEEFDEDHIFACIKATQKEAKARGKMLYMPIRIATTGIMHGPDLAKSIVLLGKEKVLSRLEG; from the coding sequence TGAGTAAAATACGAACAAGATTTGCCCCAAGTCCAACAGGATATATGCATATTGGGAATCTTAGAACAGCTTTATATGAATATTTAATTGCAAAACATGAAGATGGGGATTTTATTTTAAGAATTGAAGATACAGATCAGGAAAGAGAAGTTGCTGGTGCTGTAGATATGATTTATGATGTTTTAGAAAAAACAGGTTTACATTATGATGAAGGACCTGATCAACCAGGAAAAGTTGGACCTTATATTCAATCACAAAGATTAGATATTTATAAGGAATATGCGGATAAATTGGTTGAATTAGGTGGTGCACATTATTGTTTCTGTGATGAGGAAACAATTGAAGCCGCTAAAAAAGAAAACAGTGATCATGAAGAATTGGGATATATTGATCCATGTAAATCATTATCTTTAGAAGAAGCAAAACAAAGAATCGCTAATGGTGAAAAATATGTTGTCAGACAAACCATTCCAAGTGAGGGAATCACTTCTTTTGAAGATGAAGTTTATGGACATATTGAAGTTGAAAATGCTGGATTATCTGAAGGTGTCTTATTAAAAAGTGATGGTTATCCAACATATAACTTTGCTAATATCGTTGATGATCATTTAATGAATATTACTCATGTTGTCAGAGGGAATGAGTATTTATCATCAACACCTAAATATAATTTAATCTATCAGGCATTTGGATGGGAGCCACCTGTTTACATTCATTGCCCACCCGTTATGAAAGATGAAACACATAAATTAAGTAAACGTAATGGGGATGCTTCTTATCAAGATTTAATTTCTAGAGGATTTTTAAGTGAAGCTATCTTAAATTATATTGCATTGTTAGGATGGTCACCAAAAGAAGAAAAAGAAATTATGTCTTTAGATGAATTGATTCAAGAATTTAGTGTGGATCGTATTTCTAAATCTGGTGCTATTTTTGATATAGATAAATTAAAATGGATGAATAGCCAATATTTAAAAGAAAAATCTTTAGATGAAGTGGTTGATTTATGTTTGCCATTCTTACAAAAAGCTTATGATTTATCTAATAAAGATGAAACATGGATTCAAAAATTAATTGATGTACATCGTGACCATATCAGTTATGGAGAAGAAATCATTGAACAAGTGGCATTATTCTTTGAAGATGAAATGCAAGTCAGTGATGAAGCTAAAGCATTTATGCAAGATGAAAGTATTCCTCATACATTAGCGGTTTTTAAAAATCATCTTGAACAATTACCAGATGAAGAATTTGATGAAGATCATATCTTTGCATGTATTAAAGCAACACAAAAAGAAGCGAAAGCAAGAGGAAAGATGTTATATATGCCAATTCGTATTGCGACGACAGGTATTATGCATGGACCTGATCTTGCTAAATCAATAGTATTATTAGGAAAAGAAAAGGTTTTATCAAGATTAGAAGGATAA
- the carB gene encoding carbamoyl-phosphate synthase large subunit has product MPKREDVNTVLVIGSGPIIIGQACEFDYSGTQACKALRSLGYKIVLVNSNPATIMTDPETADVTYIEPLNLKRLTQIIEKERPDALLPNLGGQSALNLCAELNKAGVLDKYNVKVLGVQVDAIERGEDRLEFKKAMNELGIDMARSEIANTVEEALAIADKLGYPVVVRPAYTMGGAGGGLVYNVEELKTVVSRGLQASLVHECLIEESILGWEELEVEVVRDAKNNMITVCFIENIDPLGVHTGDSFCSAPMLTISQEVQDRLKDQAFRIVESIGVIGGTNVQFAHDPKTDRIVVIEINPRTSRSSALASKATGFPIALVSAMLAAGLTLDEIPCGKYGTLDKYVPDGDYVVIKFARWAFEKFKGAQDKLGTQMKAVGEVMSIGKTYKEAFQKAIRSLEIGQYGLGYAKNFNELTKEELLEKLTVPTSERQFIMYEALRKGATVEELYELTSIKHYFIEQMKELVEEEEMLKSYAGKQLPVDVLKQAKQNGFSDKYLSQILNVEESVIRNERIANGITQAWEPVHVSGTENNAYYYSTYNAKDDSDIHHDKKKIMILGGGPNRIGQGIEFDYCCVHASLALKKLGFETIIVNCNPETVSTDYDTSDKLYFEPLTLEDVLSIHDKEKPVGVIAQFGGQTPLNLASQLKANGVHILGTTPETIDMAEDRDLFNEMMEKLNIPMPESGMAVNVDEALDIAKRIGYPLMVRPSYVLGGRGMEVVYDDDSLKEYMAAAVGVTPDRPILIDRFLNNAMECEADAISDGTNVFVPAVMEHIELAGIHSGDSACILPSKHIPMRHLETIKEYTKKIAKEMNVRGLMNMQYAIAGDKVYVLEANPRASRTVPLVSKVCNINMVKIATDIVTSELTGRESPVPTLTEKKIPHVGVKQAVFPFNMFPEVDPVLGPEMRSTGEVLGLGGSFGAAIYKAEEATQTVLPTDGKVLISVNDMDKAQVVDLAKGYYDAGFTIVATGNTYALINEAGVPVEKIKKLNEGRPNITDALTNGELAMVINTPHGKQSAHDDSYIRKTAIKMRIPYMTNIAAAKAALEGIMEMKIHGSHAVKSLQEYHSEIQ; this is encoded by the coding sequence ATGCCAAAAAGAGAAGATGTAAACACAGTATTAGTGATTGGTTCTGGACCAATTATCATTGGACAAGCTTGTGAATTTGATTATTCAGGAACACAAGCATGTAAAGCATTAAGAAGTTTAGGATATAAGATTGTTTTGGTGAATTCAAATCCAGCAACAATCATGACAGATCCTGAAACAGCTGATGTGACTTATATTGAACCTTTAAATTTAAAGAGATTAACACAAATTATTGAAAAAGAAAGACCAGATGCCCTGTTACCTAACTTAGGTGGACAATCAGCCTTAAACTTATGTGCTGAATTAAATAAAGCTGGTGTTTTAGATAAATACAATGTTAAAGTACTTGGAGTTCAAGTAGATGCCATTGAACGTGGGGAAGACCGTTTAGAATTTAAAAAAGCCATGAATGAACTTGGTATTGATATGGCAAGAAGTGAAATTGCCAATACCGTTGAAGAAGCTTTAGCCATTGCTGATAAGTTAGGATATCCAGTTGTTGTAAGACCTGCCTATACAATGGGTGGTGCTGGAGGAGGACTTGTTTATAATGTTGAAGAATTAAAGACAGTCGTTTCTCGTGGTTTACAAGCTAGCCTTGTTCATGAATGTTTGATTGAAGAATCTATTCTTGGATGGGAAGAATTAGAAGTTGAAGTTGTTAGAGATGCTAAAAACAATATGATTACGGTATGTTTTATTGAAAATATTGACCCATTAGGTGTTCATACTGGAGATTCTTTCTGTAGTGCACCGATGTTGACAATTTCTCAAGAAGTGCAAGATCGTTTAAAAGATCAGGCTTTTAGAATTGTTGAATCTATTGGTGTTATTGGGGGAACAAATGTTCAGTTTGCTCATGATCCAAAAACAGATAGAATCGTTGTTATTGAAATTAATCCAAGAACTTCTCGTTCAAGTGCATTAGCTTCTAAAGCAACAGGTTTCCCAATTGCCTTAGTTTCAGCAATGTTAGCAGCTGGTTTAACATTGGATGAAATTCCTTGTGGTAAATATGGAACTTTGGATAAATATGTACCTGATGGAGATTATGTGGTTATTAAATTTGCAAGATGGGCATTTGAAAAATTCAAAGGTGCACAAGATAAATTAGGAACACAAATGAAAGCTGTTGGAGAAGTTATGAGTATTGGTAAAACTTATAAAGAAGCTTTCCAAAAAGCCATTCGTTCATTAGAAATTGGTCAATATGGATTAGGTTATGCGAAAAATTTCAATGAACTTACAAAAGAAGAATTATTAGAAAAATTAACTGTTCCTACAAGTGAAAGACAATTCATTATGTATGAAGCTTTAAGAAAAGGAGCAACAGTTGAAGAATTATATGAATTAACAAGTATTAAACATTACTTCATTGAACAAATGAAAGAATTAGTTGAAGAAGAAGAAATGTTGAAATCTTATGCAGGAAAACAATTACCTGTTGATGTGTTAAAACAAGCTAAACAAAATGGTTTCTCTGATAAATATTTAAGTCAAATCTTAAATGTTGAAGAATCTGTTATTAGAAATGAAAGAATTGCTAATGGTATAACACAAGCATGGGAACCAGTACATGTGAGTGGTACTGAAAATAATGCATACTATTACTCTACATATAATGCAAAAGATGATAGCGATATTCATCATGATAAGAAAAAGATTATGATTTTAGGTGGTGGACCTAACCGTATTGGGCAAGGAATTGAATTTGATTATTGCTGTGTTCATGCTTCTCTTGCTTTAAAGAAATTAGGTTTTGAAACAATTATTGTTAACTGTAACCCAGAAACAGTATCTACTGATTATGATACTTCTGATAAATTGTATTTTGAACCACTAACATTAGAAGATGTTTTAAGTATTCATGATAAAGAAAAACCTGTTGGTGTAATTGCTCAATTTGGTGGACAAACACCATTAAACTTAGCATCTCAATTAAAAGCCAATGGTGTACATATCTTAGGAACAACGCCTGAAACAATTGATATGGCAGAGGATAGAGATTTATTTAATGAAATGATGGAAAAATTAAATATTCCTATGCCTGAATCAGGAATGGCTGTTAATGTAGATGAAGCATTAGATATTGCTAAAAGAATTGGTTATCCGTTAATGGTAAGACCTTCTTATGTTTTAGGTGGACGTGGAATGGAAGTTGTTTATGATGATGACAGCTTAAAAGAATATATGGCAGCAGCTGTTGGTGTGACACCTGATCGTCCAATCTTAATTGATAGATTCTTAAATAACGCAATGGAATGTGAAGCTGATGCTATTAGTGATGGTACAAATGTCTTTGTTCCAGCTGTTATGGAACATATCGAATTAGCGGGTATCCATTCAGGAGATTCAGCTTGTATCTTACCTTCAAAACATATTCCAATGAGACATTTAGAAACAATTAAAGAATATACAAAAAAAATTGCTAAAGAAATGAATGTACGTGGACTTATGAATATGCAATATGCAATTGCTGGTGATAAAGTTTATGTCTTAGAAGCTAATCCAAGAGCTTCACGTACAGTACCGCTTGTATCTAAAGTATGTAATATCAACATGGTGAAAATTGCGACTGATATTGTAACAAGTGAATTAACAGGTAGAGAATCACCTGTTCCAACATTAACAGAAAAGAAAATTCCTCATGTTGGTGTCAAGCAAGCAGTATTCCCATTCAATATGTTCCCAGAAGTTGATCCTGTTTTAGGACCTGAAATGAGATCAACAGGAGAAGTTCTAGGTTTAGGTGGTTCATTTGGAGCAGCGATATATAAGGCTGAAGAAGCTACACAAACTGTTTTACCGACTGATGGAAAAGTTTTAATCAGTGTTAATGATATGGATAAAGCACAAGTTGTTGATTTGGCAAAAGGATATTATGATGCTGGATTTACAATTGTCGCAACTGGAAATACTTATGCCTTAATTAATGAAGCAGGTGTACCTGTTGAAAAGATTAAGAAATTAAATGAAGGTCGTCCAAACATTACTGATGCTTTAACAAATGGTGAATTAGCAATGGTGATTAATACACCTCATGGTAAACAAAGTGCTCATGATGATAGTTATATTAGAAAAACAGCTATTAAGATGAGAATTCCATATATGACAAATATTGCTGCTGCAAAAGCTGCATTAGAAGGAATTATGGAAATGAAGATTCATGGTAGCCATGCTGTAAAATCTTTACAAGAATACCATAGTGAAATTCAATAA
- a CDS encoding PCC domain-containing protein, whose protein sequence is MLPKDTVMLLSFINMKLRDQYDSLEALCEDLDASQQEIIETLKKLIMSMIKNIINLNKEIKMEYKRINQTIFVRIDKDEEILEQVKKVALQEQIQLASIQALGAVKDITIGVFQTDTKQYLANTFQGSFEIVSLTGTIDTMNDEFYCHLHMSVGNEKGEVFGGHLNKAIVSATCEMVITLIDGKIDRELNEEIGLNLWKFA, encoded by the coding sequence ATGTTACCTAAAGATACTGTTATGCTTTTAAGTTTTATTAATATGAAATTAAGAGATCAGTATGATTCATTAGAAGCATTATGTGAAGATTTAGATGCTTCACAACAAGAAATTATTGAAACATTGAAAAAATTGATTATGTCTATGATCAAGAACATAATCAATTTAAATAAGGAGATAAAAATGGAATATAAAAGAATCAATCAAACTATATTTGTAAGAATAGATAAAGATGAAGAAATCTTAGAACAAGTCAAAAAAGTTGCTTTACAAGAACAGATTCAACTTGCTAGTATTCAGGCATTAGGAGCTGTCAAGGATATCACAATAGGTGTCTTTCAAACAGATACGAAACAATATCTTGCCAATACATTTCAAGGAAGTTTTGAAATTGTTTCCTTAACTGGAACTATTGATACGATGAATGATGAATTTTATTGTCATTTACATATGAGTGTTGGTAATGAAAAAGGTGAAGTCTTTGGTGGACATTTGAATAAAGCTATTGTTAGTGCAACATGTGAAATGGTTATCACATTGATTGATGGAAAGATTGATAGAGAATTGAATGAAGAAATAGGACTTAATTTATGGAAGTTTGCATAA
- a CDS encoding DUF5011 domain-containing protein has protein sequence MQNKIIVSVLGFFILVDTILIYLALTISPAKLKRNVFTFQYGQDIPTEVSEYVNANGSVLENVKLDLSQVSKEVGKYKASITYFNETQYFEIVVQDTIKPKFQLKKVEWHIQVGETLEAKDLIQNIEDFSKTHVYFYNEKTQEKSESKNFPIEGTQIERIIVEDKHGNQSSALRVKIVVEKNKQPPVINGIDDIEIQVGETIDLMSGVKAKDDLEGDITSRIIVSGHVDNMTPGIYEIMYTVSDKDGNTTQVIRKVTVIEVEIEDDN, from the coding sequence ATGCAAAATAAAATTATTGTTTCAGTATTAGGCTTTTTTATTCTTGTTGATACAATACTGATTTATTTAGCATTAACTATTTCCCCAGCTAAACTCAAAAGAAATGTTTTTACCTTTCAATATGGTCAAGATATTCCTACAGAGGTTAGTGAATATGTCAATGCTAACGGCTCGGTTTTAGAAAATGTGAAATTAGATTTATCTCAAGTTTCTAAAGAAGTTGGAAAATATAAGGCATCTATTACTTATTTTAATGAAACACAATATTTTGAAATCGTTGTTCAAGATACAATTAAACCAAAGTTTCAATTAAAGAAAGTTGAATGGCATATCCAAGTAGGTGAAACTCTAGAAGCTAAAGATTTAATTCAAAACATTGAAGATTTTTCTAAGACACATGTCTATTTTTATAATGAAAAAACACAGGAAAAAAGTGAATCAAAAAATTTTCCAATAGAAGGAACACAAATTGAAAGAATTATTGTTGAAGATAAACATGGAAATCAATCAAGTGCATTAAGAGTGAAGATTGTTGTTGAAAAGAATAAGCAGCCTCCAGTGATTAATGGTATTGATGATATTGAAATTCAAGTCGGTGAAACAATTGATTTAATGTCAGGTGTTAAAGCTAAAGATGATCTTGAAGGAGATATTACATCACGTATTATTGTCAGTGGTCATGTAGATAATATGACACCAGGAATTTATGAAATTATGTATACTGTCAGTGATAAAGATGGAAATACAACACAAGTTATAAGAAAAGTGACAGTGATAGAGGTAGAAATAGAAGATGATAACTAA
- a CDS encoding YaiI/YqxD family protein has translation MRIFVDGDASPYKNEIYDLSIQYQIPMYVYLDYAHLLKEAPYQVIECEIGRDSVDMRILSDLQKNDILITQDYGLSALALGKGAYVLHVSGLQITSNNIDELLLRRYLGAHQRKSHKHIKGPSKQTKEDKIYFLKQLESLLKHLCK, from the coding sequence ATGAGAATCTTTGTAGACGGTGATGCTTCGCCTTATAAAAATGAAATCTATGATTTATCTATTCAATATCAAATTCCAATGTATGTTTATTTAGATTATGCTCATTTGTTAAAAGAAGCACCTTATCAGGTTATTGAATGTGAAATTGGACGAGATAGTGTTGATATGCGTATTTTATCTGATTTACAAAAGAATGATATATTAATTACACAGGATTATGGTTTATCTGCTTTGGCATTAGGTAAAGGTGCTTATGTTTTACATGTTTCAGGCTTACAAATTACATCAAATAATATTGATGAATTATTGTTAAGACGTTATCTTGGAGCACATCAAAGGAAAAGTCATAAACATATTAAAGGTCCATCAAAACAAACAAAAGAAGATAAAATATATTTTTTAAAACAATTAGAAAGCTTATTGAAACACTTATGCAAATAG
- a CDS encoding NUDIX hydrolase — MELWDAYDKSFIKISGLTLIRGKEIPKGVYHLVCDVLVQHEDGTYLLMKRDLRKTFGGMWEATAGGSALVGEKPLECAKRELVEETGIIADELIEVGRCMGHHEIYVEYLCVTNWDKNQITLQEGETIAYQWVERDMLRAMNDDELVTERIQKFIHELNSWY, encoded by the coding sequence ATGGAACTTTGGGATGCGTATGATAAGTCTTTTATAAAAATATCAGGATTAACACTCATAAGAGGAAAAGAAATACCAAAGGGTGTATATCATTTGGTCTGTGATGTTTTGGTTCAACATGAAGATGGGACTTATTTGTTAATGAAAAGAGATTTAAGAAAAACATTTGGTGGTATGTGGGAAGCAACGGCAGGTGGTTCAGCGTTGGTAGGTGAAAAGCCGTTAGAATGTGCTAAAAGGGAACTTGTTGAAGAAACAGGGATTATAGCTGATGAACTTATAGAGGTAGGAAGATGTATGGGGCATCATGAGATTTATGTTGAATATCTTTGCGTGACGAATTGGGATAAAAATCAGATTACATTACAAGAGGGTGAAACAATAGCTTATCAGTGGGTAGAGCGAGATATGCTTCGTGCAATGAATGATGATGAATTAGTGACTGAAAGAATACAAAAGTTTATACATGAATTAAATAGTTGGTATTAA
- the ilvA gene encoding threonine ammonia-lyase encodes MLDLKQFQEAKKRVDEVIVPTPLIYSEAFSKECKNQVYIKPENLQRTGAFKIRGAYNKIVKMDDESKQKGLIASSAGNHAQGVAYAASKLGVKATIVMPKHTPLIKVEATQAHGAEVVLAGEVYDEAYQAACDLQKEYGYTFVHPFNDEDVIEGQGTIALEILEELPDADIILVPIGGGGLISGIACAAKQIKPTIKIIGVEPEGAASALAAINEDQVVALKEANTIADGTAVKEIGDMTFDYIKEYVDGIITVSDYELMDAFLLLVEKHKLVAENSGILSLAALKKLNEKNKKVVSLISGGNIDVLTISSMINKGLIARGRIFTFTVQLLDKPGELEYVSHVLSQCNANVIGVEHNQFKNFARFSEVELRVTCETNGEKHIQKIIDTFNDEGYEIARIN; translated from the coding sequence ATGTTAGATTTAAAACAGTTTCAAGAAGCGAAAAAGAGAGTTGATGAAGTGATTGTTCCTACTCCCTTAATATATAGTGAGGCTTTTTCAAAAGAATGTAAGAATCAGGTTTATATTAAACCAGAAAACTTGCAGAGGACTGGAGCTTTTAAGATTAGAGGGGCATACAACAAGATTGTGAAAATGGATGATGAGTCCAAACAAAAAGGATTAATTGCATCTTCAGCAGGGAATCATGCACAAGGGGTGGCATATGCAGCTTCTAAATTAGGTGTGAAAGCAACGATTGTGATGCCTAAACATACACCATTAATTAAAGTAGAAGCAACACAAGCTCATGGTGCAGAAGTTGTGTTAGCTGGAGAAGTTTATGATGAAGCCTATCAGGCTGCTTGTGATTTACAAAAAGAATATGGTTATACTTTTGTCCATCCGTTTAATGATGAGGATGTGATTGAAGGACAGGGAACTATTGCTTTAGAAATTTTAGAAGAATTGCCTGATGCTGATATTATTTTAGTACCTATTGGTGGTGGTGGATTGATTTCTGGAATTGCTTGTGCTGCTAAACAAATTAAACCAACGATTAAAATTATTGGTGTTGAACCAGAAGGAGCCGCCAGTGCTTTAGCCGCTATTAATGAAGATCAGGTGGTGGCTTTAAAAGAAGCTAATACGATTGCTGACGGAACGGCTGTTAAAGAAATTGGTGATATGACTTTTGATTATATTAAAGAATATGTGGATGGCATTATTACAGTTTCTGATTATGAATTGATGGATGCTTTCTTATTGCTTGTTGAAAAACATAAGTTGGTGGCTGAAAATTCAGGGATTTTATCATTGGCGGCACTTAAGAAATTAAATGAAAAGAATAAGAAAGTGGTGTCTTTAATTAGTGGTGGGAATATTGATGTTTTAACAATCTCATCTATGATTAATAAAGGATTGATTGCTAGAGGACGCATCTTTACATTTACAGTACAATTATTAGATAAACCTGGTGAATTGGAATATGTTTCTCATGTTTTATCTCAATGTAATGCCAATGTTATTGGTGTTGAACATAATCAGTTTAAAAACTTTGCTCGTTTCTCTGAAGTGGAGTTACGTGTGACTTGTGAAACCAATGGGGAAAAACATATTCAAAAGATTATTGATACATTTAATGATGAAGGTTATGAAATTGCAAGAATTAATTAA